Genomic DNA from Nicotiana tabacum cultivar K326 chromosome 21, ASM71507v2, whole genome shotgun sequence:
TACTGCAGCTATGCCTATTTAACAAATCAAACTAAAGGATTTGTATATCACAATCATCTTCCTATTTAAAGGACATGTATTTGAGTGTCCCAATCATCACTTTAAGCAAGAAAGTACATTGAGATTTTCATAATCCTTTGTCCAAAACAGATAATGGCAACATTTAAGTTTCTTTCATTTCTCATTCTTCAACTTTTTTGCATATTAGAGGTTGCTAATTGTCAAGGTGTAGAAGTAGGGTTCTATAAGAAAACATGTCCAAATGTAGAGGCAATTGTCAAACAAACAACAGCTCACTACATTTCTCGCGCTCCTACTCTGGCTGCCCCTTTATTGAGAATGCATTTTCATGATTGTTTTGTTAGGGTAAGCACCGCGATTTAATGCCTTATGTATTTACCTTAGTTTGTTTGATCTTTTTCATGTCGAATGCACTATAACATATTCACTTAATGATGCAGGGATGTGATGGTTCGGTACTACTGAATtcaacaaaaggtaatcaagcaGAGAAAGATGCAATTCCAAATCAAAGCCTGAGGGGATTCCAAGTAATTGATGCTGCTAAATCTGCTTTAGAGAAAGAGTGTCCTGGCATTGTATCTTGCTCTGATATTTTAGCCTTAGCAGCCCGTGATGCTGTTGAACTGGTAACTAAATAAATACTTAGTAAATTCAAACAATTTATTAGAATTTCAAATACTTAACATATTATAGGGTTATTTCAGATTAATGGACCAACTTGGGCAGTTCCCTTGGGAAGAAGAGATGGGAGAGTTTCAATACTCTCAGATGCCTTAAAGAATTTGCCAACTCCTTTTGATAACTTTACTACTCTTAAAACAACATTTGGCTCCTTGGGCTTAAATGTCAAAGACCTTGTTGTTTTATCAGGTAAAATTGATATTTTACCGTGAAACAACTACATGTGGAAGAATTACATTAATTCAACAAATCCAAAATTcatattcttttattttctccTTGTTTATTCGTAGGAGGACACACTATTGGAATGTCACATTGTTTTTCCTTCTCAAGCCGTTTGTACAATTTCACTGGCAAAGGTGACATGGACCCGAACATGGATCAGAACTACATAGGTCGTTTGAAGATCAAATGTAAGTCAGGAGATGTGACCACCATTGTCGAAATGGACCCCGGAAGTTTCAAGAATTTTGACACAGATTATTACACTATGGTTAGCAAAAGAAGAGGGTTATTCGCATCTGATGCAGCTCTTCTCAGTGATACTCAAACAAAAGCTTATGTTTTGTCTCAAGTAAATCCCTACGGATCCACTTTCTTCGAGGATTTTGGAGAATCAatgataaaaatgggcaaaattgGAGTTCTTACTGGTAAGGCAGGTGAAATCAGAAAACATTGTGCCTTCCGAAACTAAGAGAAACAAAAGCTTAGTCACTTTAATTCGTATTGTTATGTTCAATGAGATCGTCGTTGGgataagtttttttttcttcttttacctAGCTGCAGATGTTGTGGAAAGTGTACCTCATGGTAGTAAATCTTGATTGTATCGTAATTTTGTAATTCACTTCGTTGAGCGTGTAACTaataaaattgtttaaatttgttTCGGTTTTACTAGCATTCACGATTAATAgacttttccttttgttttactTTCTTAGTAGATGAGGGGGTTAAAATATGATAGaatttaagggtccaccaaactatagaacCAGGGGTTCTCTATTTGTTCCTACAAAATGTACGTACACTGCAGTAAGTAAATGGCACAAtagagttttacgtggaaaactcccagctcaacgggattaaaaaccacgatcTACCCTTGTAGAGTTTCAACTTTACTACTGAGCAACTTTCAGATTataacctatgtaacctaggaattaacctcttaatccttCACTAACTTataacaactctattacaagccaccttgtaataactctattacaaagatttaatccctcactaacttgtagtACACCTATTACACGCCACTTTGTAGTAtacctattacaaagacttcaacacatgactaactctagccacGACACAAACATTGAAGTTTATGGTTTACAAAGGTTTCccacacaatgcttctaactaagctaagtaggaattacaagtaaagaactttaacaaaggtgcaacacaactaaggacatgtgATGACTTAATGCTGGAAACTGGTTCTTCGTTATGTTGCTCTTTGTTCTTGACGCCTTGAAGGTCACTTGCAGGTTGACAATACACTTGAGAGAGGGCTTGATAGATTCTGAAGTGTGCAAGTGTTGTTTTGCCTTTCCTTCATGTTAATATTGCATAAGTGAcctcacttgaatgatgtaagcatgtttggtataaaggcattccccataaagttgactgctCTACTGTTTACACTGTTGCGTATATGCAGAGGAACAGTTGCAATCACTTTACAGTTGTGGGTGGTTGACTTTGTACAGTCACTTCGGGAATTGGTAGCTatctgttccctctgttgttcTTTTGACTCGGAAGAGTTGAACTGTGTCCCCAACTGGAGACTTGTTGACTTGTACAGTCACCTCGGGAACTGGTAGCTCTGATGTTCctttgactctgaagagttgaactGTGTCTCCAACTGGAGACTTGTTGATCTTTAATTTCTTGAGAATGtgtatcaggttccttatctggttcttgacagtaagtttgttagatcatcaaaacataatagGGATACACATATAACCTATCAAACTATATCGTAAATTTTATTCATATCTGATATGAAGAGACCGCGTAGCCAGGACCGGCTCTAATGTGTTGAGTAGTAAGGCTTGTGCCTTAGCCCCCAAATTTTGGGGCCctattttctaaaaataataggtttatagatatttaaaaaataatatttagtacttttaattcaAAAGtagagtttttaatataaaaggaaagaaagctctttgatacataaataaagtaataatttgACTTAATTAAACATAGGTAAATGAATAGTTTTTCCAACCTTTCAATTTTTCACTTCTTACTCCTTCGTTAGATTACGTGTAAAAAATTTACTCTCCCTTTCTTTATTTGTCCAAGTCAATCTTTCTTTTTCCGATTTattcatatttcagaaacccctaCATATTTTCTGTCTTTCTCTTTAATATTCTTACTCACCTTCATTTTTCAAAAGCATTTATGCTTTCAATAGTTCTATACGTCCAGTCCCT
This window encodes:
- the LOC107831775 gene encoding peroxidase 27-like; amino-acid sequence: MATFKFLSFLILQLFCILEVANCQGVEVGFYKKTCPNVEAIVKQTTAHYISRAPTLAAPLLRMHFHDCFVRGCDGSVLLNSTKGNQAEKDAIPNQSLRGFQVIDAAKSALEKECPGIVSCSDILALAARDAVELINGPTWAVPLGRRDGRVSILSDALKNLPTPFDNFTTLKTTFGSLGLNVKDLVVLSGGHTIGMSHCFSFSSRLYNFTGKGDMDPNMDQNYIGRLKIKCKSGDVTTIVEMDPGSFKNFDTDYYTMVSKRRGLFASDAALLSDTQTKAYVLSQVNPYGSTFFEDFGESMIKMGKIGVLTGKAGEIRKHCAFRN